AGGAATCAACTTTtggttcaaaattttgaatctaaatttcAGAGTTTTGCAATGGGAACACAACTTCTATACAGTAAATTAGcaagacaaaagaagaaatatGCAGAGTGAATATTAAGATTTAATATATCAGCAGAATTAAGATGTGTGGTGTACTCCACAGAATCTTGCTCTTCAGCTATATTTGGTTTTCATCTGTATCCACACTGGGCTATAACAAGAGTGaattattaaggggaaaaaaaaaggaatttaccAGTGAAGGCGATGTAAATATCATCATGGTTCACATACGTCAGAGTTGATTTGAGTTAAGGTTCAGATGAAAGTCTGAGAGAGCAAAAGGATTTTCAGTGGGCCAGAAAATAGCACCTCTGCACAACAGATTCTCTATAATGGCTTTAATTAAAGGGTTGTGGCATTCCTGTCATGAAGAAATTAGCCATATTAAATCTCATTATGTTTAAAAACTGCTAATTGAACTGTTAAAGCATGAAACATGATTTATTTCACTCATTGCTCAGTATTTATAAAAAGGATATTGACTGCAATCTTCTTTTGTGTTCCTGATGCTCTGTTCAACCCAAAACTTCTGCTGATCCAAAGTGTGTTCCTTCTGCTCCAAGTCCTCCAGGTCAGACTTTAACTCCATTAGTCTGCTGTCAAACTCCGGTGAATCTTCCCCTGGAAATGATCCccttaaacacacacatatggTATAAACATACTGTGCACCACACcccagacacaaaaacatgtcCAAATGTAAGCACACAAGGCATGGTTAAAAACTTACTTCCATTTAACAATGCTCTTTGATATTTTCACAATCAAGCCAACACCCTCCAGCACATTGGTTATGTCATAGATTCGCCTCTTCTTTCCTATGGCCAGTTGATCGATAGCCTGAgatcacagaaataaaaataagatacaTTCACTGTTTCTGCTTTGGGTTGTCATAGAGTACAGCCTTGacattgcattaaaaaatgagaaCACTAAAAGTGAGCTCTGAGAATCCAAACCTTGCTTAAAAATCTCAATTTAGACCTTAACCAGAGCATTCAACAAAAATCTTTAGCTTTTCTATCTCTATGGTTAAGGATGCATGTGCAGACCTGATACACATCCTGAGTCATGTGATAAAGAAGATTAAATGCACTAATTCAAAGTCGTCAAAATATTACATGATGATAATTTTTCATATCACGTTTTAAAATCAGACGGCCTGTTATTTTAGTAATCAATAGTTTTGAAAAGGATGATATCTCCTTAGTTCAGGAGTAAGGTTGACATATTTATGTGCATCGACTGGTCTGAGCTCACTTACATCTTTGAGGTCCACCTCTCCATTCTCAGCTTCTTGTAACATCTTGACAAATTTCGTAGCAAGCAACCGCAGACTCCTCAGACTCCTCTGATATAAAATGCTGTTCTCTGGTAAGACGGTCTCCCCTTGTGGACTTGGTGGGCTGCTGTCAAGATTCATGCTGCGGGGCATGAAAAGAGGACAGTTAAACCTCTCTGAGCTCTATTGTTTGAAATGGCAGCTTAATACTACACACAGCATTAGGAAATGGGGGGAAATCAATATAACAATAAGAATATGCCAGTGTTTGTTGGACGAGtaatattttctaaaaatgtttgtgcattAAGCCAAAAATGTACAGTAAGATGAAAACCTTCTTTTTCACATTAGTACTGATTTATTATGAAAAACACGCACCGGAAATGCTTGCATTAGGTGTAGTTAGCTTTTCGCTCGTGCACGACTAACTTGAAAACAAAGTGTTACATTATTGCTAACTTACAATTGTTTGCTTGTCAAAATAATCGACAAATATAAATCAAACTGAGAGTCACCATTGCCTCTGGGGTGAAGAAGCAAACGTCGAGAATCATGTAAACTTGCCTGCAGTGAAGTCGTTGTTCGCGGTTCACAGAGATAGTGTCCAAGAAATTGAGCAAACCTGGCGACAAAACTCCTGACAGTTTTAGACAAAGAAACTTTCACTGCATGCGCAAACTCTGTCTGTCAACTTAATTTTTTCACCGTGTAAATCCAGTCTCCGTGAAGTGTTTTCAGTCATGCTCCATCTCTGTTGATAGTCCGCCCCCCTGCTGTTAAAGAGTTGGCTGCGTAGTTGTTCCGGTAGCTCCATTTTACctgccttcacaataaaagcccaaaCTTTTCAACGTTAGCATAAAAACCCTATTTTATCTCAATTTGACCATAGGCGCTATCTGAAGCAGCTCTGTATTTAAGCATGATCTTGATTGGATCAAGCCAAACAATTTACTTTAGTATAATTCAAACACATTATTTCTGTTGAAGTTTGAATTGTCTTTCCTTTCACGGAGAGTAAAAGCCACaagaaaatcaaacacacacagtgtagtattagtagtagtagtagtagaaatgtttttctttattaataaaaatgtatcttGAAATTAATAATCAGTTACCTATTTGTTTTTATGATCCTGGCTTTTACCTTTCTATATAGGCTCAGTACTTGTCTGAAAATCAAACATTGGTTATTACACTTAGCCTATATTTCAATAACTCTGTACTAATGAAACACTATTAggtatttttaatttctgttaacatttttatgactcacTAAATTCCTATTTAGTGTTAATTTGACTGACAATGTTTTTTGCTGGTTATTCTATCAGCCAGTAATTAGGCTTGTATGCTATTCTCATATTAGAATATAAAAAGGCTGTGAATTGGACACATTCAACACAAAGAtaattttttgttgaaaatactATTACATGTCACATTAGTTCTAAAGCCACTCTGTCAATGTGATTCCTTtgacttttgtttaaaatatgatcttgattattatttttgatagGTCCTAATTTCTTCTACTTTTGAGTGATCActattttcatttgtttaactaaaataaagttttagatAATGGAAAGTGGAAACTATATCAAATTAGGAAAACTATGTTTTGCAATGTACAgggtcattttgaattttttcttattattatttccaGGATATTGAATGATGCTAAATTTGGAAAGTAGGATATGCATCATTTTATGTGTGGACCTATTCTGTATGCATATTATGTAAAATGtatacataaaaaaattataGTCAAAATTCAGCTAAAGCTATCTCAagattttttaatgcatttactGACCATTCTGACATATTAAAGCATATGCTTTAAAGAAATCTGTGATTAAATTCTTTCAATTGTCAAAATCTGTCAGTAACCTAATAACATTCTTTGTGGTAAAGACTTTTGTATATGCAATAGTCTATGATCTTTTATTTTGCCTGGTCTATAGCAGACATGTCTACAATCAAATTGTGATCACAGTTAGCCATAGTTTTTGAGGAtccaaaattttaagaccaCTAAAATCAAGATTGTGGGTCCCTGGAGAAGGCCTGCCCCACAGAATTGTTTGGGCCCTTGTAAAatccagtgaatgggccctccctctattttctccattttccccACAGCCTCctcattttaccactttcttccaCCTGAAGCTAATTTTTCACGAGTTTTGCCATTCTTTGaccccttttcacaactttgtctggccatttttggtactttttgtcgcttttcacatttgtttccacccatatttgccctttttcagcACAGTcacccactgttgccacttttatctcatttgtgcttcttcttacccatttttgccacttaaacccatttccATTATTTAATCTAGCTGTTTGTGCAACATCCTTGACACTTTAAACCTACTTTTGATACATCTGCACCCGTTTTGCCTCTTTCAGACAATTTTCTGTCAGTCTTCACTCTCCTTTCACTATATTCCTGTcaatttatttcacttttaatccatttttgcagttctttatttagttttacCATTACAGTTGTcccagttccttctactttatttcctGGCATCTTCACGTTTGTGCTCATCATGGCTTTGCTTTGAAGCCTGACATTACTTTTAAAGTGGATTAGCCAATTTActcatccacactgttaacattaccaaaaagggtaattctgttttaagaaaggcTGGGTtagaaattaataaaaaaacaaaacattttttttgctttgataagtgtTACTATTCCAGTTAAATATAAGATagggttatcacagattaactttacaatggaccatgattttgctgacctcctcaTGGTCCCATCATTTgcctgggtcccagaaagctctcccctttatcctcccTTACGGGCGGCCTTGCCATGGATGGAGCTAGTTGTTCCTAAAATGATTGGGCTATATTGTAGATGAAGAATGGCATTGAAGAATATTAGGCAGAGATACAGATCAAAGATCTTACTGGAAAAACACAGTACACATGAATAGCAAGAGTGACATCTGTACTGAGAGAAAGTTTTTAGATTTCCTGTTAACTTTGTTGTAGGTAATTCAGATACAAACCTAAAGCCAAACATTTAAAGGGAGTCATGTAACAGCCCTCTCAGAAGTTGAACACActaaaagagaggaagaaagccGTCACAGCGCTGTTAAAGTTTAATCTAAGGGCGATACACTCAGGTATTTTGACGAGAAAGGTATCTATGTGACTTCCGCGTCGAGTCAGGCGCTGGTCACGTGGTCAGCGGTTACAGTCATATGACGGGCTGGTTTGTCCTGCTCAAGTGGAGCTGCAGTTGACATCGTCGAGGGAAGTTGTTGCAACAAAGATCGTCTTTTCTCCCCCAAGGTCGGTCGTGTAGTGAGGGAGtacttattattattagcaCTGCAGTGATGCACTCCTGTGGTTTGCTGGTGTGCTTGCTGGCTGTGCTCCAGCTTGGCACGCGGGCTCAGTATGCTCCCGACGAAGTCACTCACCTACCAGGTATGACGTTCAAACCGAATTATCGACAGTGGTCTGGATACCTGCAGGCTCGTCCGGGAAAGTTCTTACATTATTGGTAAGGAACAGTAAGAGACTAACTTATAGAGCTCAGATGAGTTTGAATGAAGTTGAAAGGCTGAAGTAGCCTACTACGTGAACTGTTGTGCCAATGTCTGCAAGCAGCTTAGATAAGATTCTGCGGTATCTCTAGAGTATCACTGTGTAACtgtatgactaaaaatgtattccacgttgatgaaaaaaatggaaatgaataaattccggttaaacttaaaataagtcaaagtagaaaattataataaagtcagctgtttacatgtgtttgcagTAAGTGTTAAATACGTTTGAAGTTCTGTTTTAATAAACGTGACTTGCCATTGGTGTACAGGTACTGTGACTCTTTAGTTCTGCTctaaaccctaaccctaaccctggtcTTGTATCTTCCGGATTCCTCCCCGAGGATcataaagtattttttgttttcatttcctgCAGGTTTGTGACTTCTCAGAGGGCCCCGGCTAAAGACCCACTGGTTCTTTGGCTGAATGGAGGCCCAGGCTGCAGCTCTCTGGATGGATTTTTATCCGAGAATGGACCATTTCACGTGAGTATGCTGACTCTGTGAAAGACAAAATGTGCTGATTTAAAAGCAACTGTTTACAGaaactgagttttcttttcaggtGAATGATGACGGGTTTACTTTGTACGAGAATAAATTCAGCTGGAACAAGAATGCCAATATCTTGTATCTAGAATCACCTGCAGGAGTGGGATTTTCTTACTCTGATGACAAAAAGTATGCCACTGATGATGATCAGGTGGGTTCAGTGATTGActcatgcactttaaaatgaaaaagaaaacttgccTAAATCCTTTATGCCtcacatgtttgttttttaggttGCTGATGATAATTACAAAGCATTGCAGAGTTTTTTCACAAAGTTCCCAAATTTCACCCAAAATGAGTTCTTTATCTTTGGGGAAAGTTATGGTGGGATTTATGCACCGACTCTCAGCCTGCATGTGGCTACTGGATCTGCAAAAATTAACTTTAAGGTGAGGTGCATTATGCAGTGTTCTAACTGAAAAGTCGTCAACCAGCATGCCGTTTGTTTAGATCTTCAAGCATACTTGCAAGAAAGCAGACTGTTAAATTGGCAGTTAAATTAGAACATGTCTTTGATTTTTAGGGCTTTGCAGTGGGAAATGGTCTCAGCAGCTTTGCTCTCAACGACCAAACGTTGATCTACTTCGGTTACTATCATGGTCTCTTTGGAGAAGAGTAAGTGGTACACTGTttgtcagaaatatttttaaacagcGATTTCACTGGTGCAAGTGTTAGCTTCAGAATCATTCAGTAAAATGCAGACcgttcttttcttgttttaagaaaatgatgTGACATTAGAATTTTTTTGGTGCCTGGAGTGTTTCACGAGTTTAAGAAATGAGTGAAGTGCATATATAAATTGTTAAGTATTTGTAGTCCTTGACACTAGGATTTTTATGATGATTGCTCATTCGGGAAGAAGATGCAGGACTTATTTCCCTCAGTTCTCTTCACTAGATATTGAACAGACAAAGAAACATCGGTCATTTACACCCATGCTACTGTTAAGAATATTTTCAAAGGATTGACAGCAagctgaaaaaatgacaaattccACTAATATAAAATTATGTTAATTCAAAGCTATTTTATGTATACAGTTTGTGGCGTGATCTGAACATAAATTGCTGTGATCAGGACAGCTGTAGCTTCTACAACTCCACCTCTGAGATGTGCCAGACACTGGTATGTGAGCACCATTTCTTTAAAAGTCTGCTGAGGTAACTCACTCAGGTTTAACTTCATACTTATCTCCCTACAGGTGAACGTGGCCTTTAATATTGTGtacgaaagtggcctgaatgAGTATGCTCTGTACTTGGACTGTGAGGGTGGTAGACGATTCCACCAAGGGTATGAGATGTCCATGAGTCATCTGTTCAAGAACTACAGGAAAAACCCACACATCTTCAAGGTGAGCGCGTTTccctgatattaaaaaaaagtgctttGTGTCCATCCATGTACCTTTGTGTTAATGAAACAAAACTTGTAAATTAAGTTTTTAGAGGCAGGCCCTTCGTCGATGTCTGTGGGTGAAGTCCCTCCCTGTATCAACAGCACGGCTCAGATGACCTGGCTGAGGAGAGGCGATGTGAGGAAAGCTCTCCACATCCCAGATACTCTTCCTCCATGGGACATCTGCAGGTGTGTTGCAACAAAAACGACACATTTAAGGTCACCTTTCTCtgtaaaagcttttattttcatttcaataCCACAAGGGAAGCAAATATCAAATTCAACCATTTAAATCACTTTGCTGGGGTTTTTTAGCAAAGTTTACATTAATAAAATCTGTTGCTCTAAATGGATTTCCTTGACAAATGGACTCACTGTGTCACTGCCTTTTTTTGAATTATGATGAAGCTTACTTTAATGGATGTGATCAGCAGTTAATATGCCATTGAAGTTGACAGGGGGACAAAGGAAGATGTTGGGATATTGTCAGAATAGAAATGAAGAAATCAAGTATGATATGAGGTGAAAGGTGAAGACATTAGCTTTCCTTTTTAACAAGCACTTAATTGACATCAGTGACTTATGgttaatcaaccaatcaatctttattttagaggcagttcataaccaaagttatctcaagacactttgcaaagagagcaggtctagactgcaCTCTTTGATGTATTATCATAAAGACCCagcattaatcaccatgagcttAGCTAAGAGGCATTTAGCACTGTTACACTGGTGAGGAAAATCTTCTCGGGCAGGAACCTCATGCAGAACCAGGCTCATGATCAACAGCCATCCTCTGAGGCTGAGTTGGGGTTAAAAAGGGGAAACGGAGGAAACAAATACGAGAATTTCATGGCTGTCATGGCCATAAATTTCTCCTCCATTTTGTAGGATGTAATGTAAGTAAAGATAGTAGCAATATGTCAGGACTTAAAAAGAACGACCATGATTGACAGAAATCAGAACACTATGTTAGCATTATCAGCAAGGATTGTAATGAAATGGAGAGACCTATTATTGATAATTATAGCAGTTACAATAGAGCTTCTCTTAGATTCAATACAGCTTTTTAACATCAATTGCATTTGCAAGAAAATATGGCAATGAAGGGGAAAGTAGTGCAGAAATATATAGCAATTTATGATTGTCTTAGGAAAATGGCATTTTTGCAGagcatatttttgttgttgtgaccTGAGCTCccttggaatttccccttgtgggattaataaaggaatatcttatctatcttatcttatcttaggACCCACATGAAGAGAGTgtaatgtcaaaaatgtatatatttaactgatttaataataatgTCATTAAGTGCCTAATATTTTCATGTgagtaaacatgtttttaaagttcaCTCTATAAGCACGTTTAACTGCTACCTCAAACGTGGCATTGTTTTGGGCTTAAAGCTAACACTGGCATGCTAGCCTGTTGATttcaatacgatacaatattaATGGTTTTAAACTTTGTTGTCCAAGGCGCACTAAAGATCAAGGCACACtgttcatatccatgcaaatcAGCCCCTGGAACATACACTACAATATCTTAAGATGTATAGTTGTAGTTATAacatatggttgtacaaattgcCATGGCCCATCACTGTGCCTAGGTTAaggttgaaatattttttgattttgCTGGTTTCTTACTTTAGTTCTCTTTTTATTATGTGAAAATGCTTCTTTTTAGTGTAGTTTCTAATAGTTTTAGTGTTGGTTCTAGTATTTCAGTAAAATTGGATACTTTTAAGAGGTGACACCCAAAAGAGCCCCGAAGAGTAAAAAAGAGTATACAATTTCAAATGCTACTcttcacatttcattttattgattCAATTGTGATATTTAAATGAAACTCTAGACCTGaattaccattgtgtgaagCCTCAACTAATCAAATGAGGCAGTTTTACAATCTAAAAGCCTGGGGGGCTGGCGAAAGGCTTAGGTGGCCcaacatatttattttcatgctaAGAATTAGAGTAGAATTGATTATTGGTGGTATGCCGTAGACTGTTTAAGTACGTGCTCTGTACTCATGTGTGCATAAAGTTAATGTCACTCATTCAAAAGTCCACAAGTCAGGGTCCCAGTCACTGAAAAGTTCATTAAAAACGTTTAAGAGTATTGTGTCAGAAAAGAACCCATTTTGAAGTTCAGCAATGAATAAGCTCTTCCAAAGTTGTAAATCACAGTGCCTATACAAATTATATTGGACATGTCAGTCTGTAGGCTTGTGtcagagactaaaactaaggatattctgtctgtgattttatctttttttgggTTTGTAAGCACACAAtacagtttattttctttttttggtaaaggttttttttttattatttgagtTTCGGTTAACAAcaattatttttacctttagtTATTTCAACAGATTTTGTAAACTAAAATAACTTTGACCTGGCTATACCATTTGGGAACGCTTGCATGTCTTATCCTTATCAGAGCTTGTTTGGTAAATCAAAAAAAGAAGATGCGTTAGGTTACCAAACTGGAGACTTGGTGTGTATTCCACTGCTGTTTTAGCTGATTTAAATCAGTTTATGTAAACAAGACCATAccaaaatactttttcacttgATTTTTTAGGCATTATTTATTGAAATTAGTCTGTTGGTGTCTTTGTACATCTCCCTGCATCTAGGTATGATGTGTGGGACATACAGCATATCATCATTAGCACTCTCTTCTATGTTTTAGTTCTGATGTTGGAGAGCAGTACAAAAATCTGTACGGGACAGTGAAGGATGTTTACCTAAAGCTGCTCTCTATGGGCCTGAGGGCACTTGTCTACAATGGAGACACCGACATGGCGTGCAACTTCCTGGGAGACCAGTGGTTTGTTGAAGATCTTGGTCTTGAGGTAGGGGGAATGTTGCTAATCAACTTTTCTTTCTCCATTTACAACCAGATAACACTTAGTGGtaaaatcaatacattttttttcaggcGACCACAGAGTACCAGATATGGAAACACGATGCTCAGGTTGCTGGTTTCTACCAACGTTTTGGAAACATTACCTTCCTGACAGTCAAGGTAACGGCAGCACAATGTTCATTCTGTCATTGGTTTGTTTTACAATGATGACATGGCTGGGTTATTATGACACTGCGCTTTCCTGTGTTTCAGGGTGCAGGTCACATGGTTCCTCAGTGGGCTCCAGGTCCAGCTTTACACATGTTTGAGTCTTTCATAACAAATGGCCCTTATTGAGCCTTATGAGACTGCTGTGTGAGGTCTACCTGCACTCATCACTTGTGATATGGTACTTTTTTCTCAGGGAAGATGATTTTTAGAGGGAAAGGGACTGTTTGCACTCTCCTGTATGTGTTTTTCATAAAGACTGCATATAAGTATATTGAAAAGGAAATTTCTTGTGTGGGCTTTGAGGgcattggatatgaattatatAAAGTGCCAATGTTCAGCTTTGTGTATCTTGGGCTGACTGTTTAACATCCTTGGACTGGACACAAAGACGTATAGATACAATACATTAGGTTTACTTGGGCAGCCAAACGtagtactttttattttagatttttattcggggatttttttttcttctatttgaCAGAACAGTGGACAGAGTAGGAAACTGGGGAGAGAATAGATAATGAAAGgtggaaaaggagccacaggtcctTGAACCATGGCTCCCCACTGAGTGAAGTATAGCCACTGTACATGGAGCATACTTGGCCACCAGGCCTATCAGCACTTCTTCATACTCTTTGAGGAATTTGTGTCTGTCTGGATTGAAGGAAGCTAGAGGCTCTTGTTTAGTTCTGATTGGCCTTTAAATGACCTCAGCTGCCTTAACTGCCTGTAAGGGTTTGCCCTAAAACtttagactttaaaaatgtgtaaagtcTGACCCCAAGATGGTGAGGAAGccaaaatagttttaaaaagtcagcCCTTTGACCTCACCTTTTTGATTTATATTGCTTGTATCTATAATACAGTCTAACAGAAATATCCTTATCCAGATACTCATACTACAGTCTACTCTTCAAATGAAGCTGTGTTTTGTGGCCTTGGTTTAAatctgaaatgctgtgtttttagttttgaattgacaaaaaaataaatgaaatgacaaGTTTTTTGACATGGGTCTTTATTAAACATATGAACAGATTGTCATTTATTCACATGCCTGGATTGTTGTTCTTTAATGTGATACCACAGGATGGTTCAAGCATTTCCATTAAATTATTACATGAACTTAATTTTCAAGTTAATTCTCTGAGATGACAGACACATGAGATCTGATTaatagtagggatgcatgatatagGAATTTTGTTGATATCTGATACGCCGAtattttcaaatacattttagcTGATCTTGATGCCAATATTTATAAGTCACAAGTTCAATACCTAAAAGTCcttaaacacacaatttaaagtttgtagATGAACAAATAAccatttttatccattaaaACCCACTATAAAGTTTAAGGCATGGTGATGAATAGGGAGAGACTCTAGTATACATAGGTTTGTTGGTGCAGCTTAAAGCTCCGCTCACTTATTGGTTTGTATGGCCatacttacagctgatttaggcagatttttacagttaaaatatgttttaaatatcTTCAGAAATGTTCGAATCTgctgatttaaaatatcatgctgataatatcgtgcatccctatgTAATAGATGtaccaaagaaaaaaggagCACCCTCAGACTGACAACACACAAGAAAACAAGAAGTCATATATCCAACATGTTTTCTTCAGCATCACAATTATAACATAAAACTTGACGCAAAGGCTCCACCACAATCCCTAAGTGTCCGTCAAGAAAACAGAGCAACTTTTTGTCCAGACAGAATTACAGTTTGGTCTGCAGCTTCTTTTCTCGAAATACTATGGTATATGCATTAAGTCCAAAAGTGTGTCTTAATACATTATTGCTTTTTTATGGTAGTGTTGACTCCTTTTGTAGAGCGGTCCCTTATgttcacaaataaaaacactcatatttttggatttgaTCAAATCTAgggtttaaaaatatatattacatAATTCCAAGACTTGCCAAGAGAATCAGCTTTCACTCTGTCCAAAACATGTAAAGCAATTCCGTTTAGTCTTgataaacatgattttaaatgttcaacATTTTCTCATTAAAGTTTGCTGCAGCTGCTTTAACAGCTTGAATGTGAAGTTTAGCCTGAAGTCTGATTAAATGATCAATGATTgtgttttgaacatttttaattagaACGAAGCAGAAATGGTATCACACAATGGGGCtttgaaaattaataaaagcaaacactttggtttcatgttaaaatatttgcaCCTTCTAAGGCAAAAAAAGACATGATTCAAGTACATGAACCCTCACACTAAAGAGTTTGAAACCAGCGACAGTGAAGATGTCTCTTCCCTGCTGCCCAgataaactgttttaaaaaactatTCAACAAAAATAGCAGTTTACATCCGATTTTCTCTTACATTCACAAAATTTAATTTTCCACCCCACCCTAGGGCCTTGTAAGAGTTTGCACTGTGGTGCAGCACATGTTGACACTGCACATTAGTACGTAATGTTTGGAGGGTGTACTGCTTTAGTTTCCAGCATGTCTGTAAACTGATGTAAACTGACAACAAAAgttattatttaaaatgcatgcaaGCCAACCGGAGCCATAGCTTGTACATGC
This sequence is a window from Cheilinus undulatus linkage group 1, ASM1832078v1, whole genome shotgun sequence. Protein-coding genes within it:
- the LOC121506777 gene encoding transcription factor E2F4-like; this translates as MELPEQLRSQLFNSRGADYQQRWSMTENTSRRLDLHGLLNFLDTISVNREQRLHCSMNLDSSPPSPQGETVLPENSILYQRSLRSLRLLATKFVKMLQEAENGEVDLKDAIDQLAIGKKRRIYDITNVLEGVGLIVKISKSIVKWKGSFPGEDSPEFDSRLMELKSDLEDLEQKEHTLDQQKFWVEQSIRNTKEDCSHLTYVNHDDIYIAFTGHTLLSVQAPRGTQLDVPIPKAVPNSPAKYQIHLKSINGPIDVVLLNKSSESSDPLVLPVPPSEEILQKGISVKPTSNDTGSGISSFQASDHVTRSTEPTCPALEDLRRLLSSSLENNEPQQKADSSELLNLSKELGKLLHPNKEKMRENFLAQLMSSEVYAPPLGLSSPPSELDCRFNLDESLSDLFDIPLLNT
- the si:ch211-122f10.4 gene encoding cathepsin A-like, yielding MHSCGLLVCLLAVLQLGTRAQYAPDEVTHLPGMTFKPNYRQWSGYLQARPGKFLHYWFVTSQRAPAKDPLVLWLNGGPGCSSLDGFLSENGPFHVNDDGFTLYENKFSWNKNANILYLESPAGVGFSYSDDKKYATDDDQVADDNYKALQSFFTKFPNFTQNEFFIFGESYGGIYAPTLSLHVATGSAKINFKGFAVGNGLSSFALNDQTLIYFGYYHGLFGEDLWRDLNINCCDQDSCSFYNSTSEMCQTLVNVAFNIVYESGLNEYALYLDCEGGRRFHQGYEMSMSHLFKNYRKNPHIFKFLEAGPSSMSVGEVPPCINSTAQMTWLRRGDVRKALHIPDTLPPWDICSSDVGEQYKNLYGTVKDVYLKLLSMGLRALVYNGDTDMACNFLGDQWFVEDLGLEATTEYQIWKHDAQVAGFYQRFGNITFLTVKGAGHMVPQWAPGPALHMFESFITNGPY